The genomic interval CTGCAGCACGACCAGAACCTGCCATAATCGACGTAGGTGTTGCAAGACCGAGAGCACACGGACAAGCGATGACAAGTATCGCGATCGCAATCTCTAATGCATTAGCGAAATCGCCAGGACTTATCCAGAAGTACCATACAACAAAAGCTGCAAGTGCGATTCCAACAACAATCGGTACAAAGATACCTGAGATAACATCAGCAACACGCTGAATTGGTGCTTTTGAACCCTGCGCTTCTTCTACAACTTTAATAATTTGTGCTAAAGCCGTTTCTTTGCCGACCTTTGTTGCTTTCACTTTCAACCGACCATTTTTGTTAATCGTCGCTCCGATTACATGGTCGCCAATTTTTTTATCCACTGGAATGCTTTCACCAGTCAGCATGGACTCATCCACCGCTGATGTACCTTCGATGACTTCACCATCCACCGGAACCTTCTCACCCGGTTTTACCAGCACAACGTCTCCAGTAAGCACTTCCTCGACAGGAATCGTTAGCTCTTGACCATCACGAACGACTAACGCCGTCTTGGCTTGTAATCCCATTAGTGTCTTGATTGCTTCAGAAGTACGCCCTTTCGCCAAACCTTCAAATAATTTACCGAGAATAACGAGTGTAATTAAAACTGCGCTTGTTTCATAATACATGGATGGACTGTGGTGCATATTTCCAGACATCGTTGCCCAATCTATTGTCAGATATAGGCTATAAAAGTAAGCAGCTGACGTACCTAGAGCTACCAGAACATCCATATTGGCACTTTTGTTGCGAAGTGCTTTGTAGGCTCCAACATAAAAATGTTTTCCGACATAAAATTGAACCGGAGTTGCAAGTGCAAGCTGAAACCAAGGATTCATAAAAATTTCAGGCATCCAAATCCATGATGTAAATGAAAAATGAGTCACCATGGACCAAAGCAGCGGCAGCGACAAGATGGCAGATATGAGAAGCTTGCGCTTTTGTTGTTTAATTTCTTTTTGACGATGCTCTGCCGGATCGCCAACCTCTTGTTTTGGCACTGCTTTGTACCCGAGTTTCTCGACTCGTTTTTGCATATCTGACAAAGTTACATCTGAAGGATTGAATTCTACATGAGCAGTTTCTATTGCGAAATTAACGGTAGCATTCGTGATACCAGGCAGTTTATTTAAAGCTTTCTCGATTTTAAGTGCACAAGCTGCGCAAGTCATCCCAACTAGCTGCAAATCAACGCTTTCCTTAGCCGTGCTGTACCCAAGCTTCTGTATGCTTTGTTCCATATTTGCAATGTTTGTTTTGCTTGGATCATAAATAACGGTAGCACGTTCCATTGCAAAATTTACATTCGCTTCCGAAACACCTTCAAGCTTATTTAATCCTTTCTCAATCCTATTCGCGCAAGCTGCACAAGTCATTCCAATAATTTGCAGGGAAGTTTGCTTCGTATCTGAGCTAGTCGCTTCCATGATGATCACCTCTTTTTTTCTCGATTAATGAACTTCATATCCTTGTTCTTCTATGGTTTCCTTGATCGTTTCAAGTGTTAGCTTACTTTCGTCGAACTCAACTTGAACCGATTCACTCGCCAGATCCACTTTTCCTTGTGCACCTATCGTGTTTAATGCTCCTTCAATGGAATTAACACAGTGATTGCAAGACATTCCTTCAACATGTAATGTTACATTTTTCATTGTTCATATCTCCTTTATGTGAATCATTTATTTTTATCTTCGTATTGAAAATACAATGTTTAAGAAGTTTACTGCTCTTTCTCATAAACGCACTATACCCCCCTACTGTATATTATGTCAATCATTTTATCTATTTTCATTCTATATTGTGTCATTGACCATTTGCTTACTCCATCTGAAACAGAGAAATTTGCACAAAATGCATATAGTTTATCCCTTTCGATTTCAGCTCGATTTTTCAAGTATTCTGTCAGATTAATTCTTTGTCATGGATAAAAAAGTTGGCTTCAGGAAACATTAATCGACGATAGTGATCAAAGATTTTTTACATGCAATTCATAAAGAAACAAACGAATTTAAAAACAATAGTTGGAGGTTCTTATGACTTACCTGTATAGCTTTGGGCTTTTATTTGGAGGATTGTTTGTAGTTAATTATATTTTTTCTTATCAAGGGAAACATATTGAACCCCAATTTTGGTCAACTTTAAAGTTTCAATTGCTAATGTTACCCTTCTTTTTAATGGCTAATTTATCTATTGGTTATGGTGTAAAGTATGGTCTCAAATCTTCCGGGAATCTTAGCTTTACTTTAGTAGCCGCT from Paenibacillus sp. FSL K6-3182 carries:
- a CDS encoding heavy metal translocating P-type ATPase, whose amino-acid sequence is MEATSSDTKQTSLQIIGMTCAACANRIEKGLNKLEGVSEANVNFAMERATVIYDPSKTNIANMEQSIQKLGYSTAKESVDLQLVGMTCAACALKIEKALNKLPGITNATVNFAIETAHVEFNPSDVTLSDMQKRVEKLGYKAVPKQEVGDPAEHRQKEIKQQKRKLLISAILSLPLLWSMVTHFSFTSWIWMPEIFMNPWFQLALATPVQFYVGKHFYVGAYKALRNKSANMDVLVALGTSAAYFYSLYLTIDWATMSGNMHHSPSMYYETSAVLITLVILGKLFEGLAKGRTSEAIKTLMGLQAKTALVVRDGQELTIPVEEVLTGDVVLVKPGEKVPVDGEVIEGTSAVDESMLTGESIPVDKKIGDHVIGATINKNGRLKVKATKVGKETALAQIIKVVEEAQGSKAPIQRVADVISGIFVPIVVGIALAAFVVWYFWISPGDFANALEIAIAILVIACPCALGLATPTSIMAGSGRAAELGVLFKGGEHLESTHKIDAIILDKTGTVTKGKPELTDVFVETMDEYAFLRLVGAAEKNSEHPLAEAIVSGILAKDIELPNADEFEAIPGYGIRAIVDGKEILAGTRKLMGKYSIQAEHAFEQMSILEQAGKTTMLFAIDGQYAGMVAVADTIKETSKEAVSRLKQMGIQVVMITGDNERTAQAIARQVGIDHVLAEVLPEGKAEEVKKLQAQGKKVAMVGDGINDAPALAMADIGMAIGTGTDVAMEAADITLMRGDLNSIPDAIFMSRKTMGNIRQNLFWALAYNSLGIPIAAIGLLAPWVAGAAMALSSVSVVLNALRLQRMKV
- a CDS encoding copper ion binding protein yields the protein MKNVTLHVEGMSCNHCVNSIEGALNTIGAQGKVDLASESVQVEFDESKLTLETIKETIEEQGYEVH
- a CDS encoding EamA family transporter yields the protein MTYLYSFGLLFGGLFVVNYIFSYQGKHIEPQFWSTLKFQLLMLPFFLMANLSIGYGVKYGLKSSGNLSFTLVAAKCLEILISLIMGYLFLKEFPNWKNWVGLVIIVIGLFLVKQK